The following proteins come from a genomic window of Anopheles ziemanni chromosome 3, idAnoZiCoDA_A2_x.2, whole genome shotgun sequence:
- the LOC131287108 gene encoding tyrosine-protein phosphatase 3, whose translation MTLPTNSTSTVAEDDSDMFGPPHSSPPIRRNRPKVPMISPQLKQREVRKRILQLCVHKLERIKDSERNLRRSVCINNTYSRLTDDIRREKQHKLLMLSNLAKSTDSSRKESEEDDPSADDCINNNITNANNNNSNNTNGSSNNHHHHLHPHHHHHGEHGEFVHNNENMNNNCQLQHNHNLASHQHHHHHLHHHLIHQRLPHPHSAPHTDCNGTSSSSDSSSSSSSCSELLTSTTMTTNGSTEASDCSKPSGATVPSSRKSSSEVETDLETLDRELCALDAAMPLVDPEITQGAEQLEQAMVSRKRKFASIDDDDSDRLVREALSQIYFPSAGRLLTGIDDCPPTTTTDGGAEGGAVEDQQSKVTSVSETIGDLSPKRPKIGDLLEHHHHHHHHHHYQLHPFSHPFLHPFHPLPDLSGFDYQVAHHHQKEFEVIMDALRLGVSNGGAMAAVVAAKSAGAVAAAAAAAAAATGNATGTAMGCGVGGAAAGNGHGQPVASCNTAGGANSIAPTPTTTIDSCGQAAMLMGSDGGASVFHNLVVTSLET comes from the exons ATGACCCTGCCAACGAACAGCACTTCGACGGTGGCGGAGGACGACTCGGACATGTTTGGGCCGCCGCACTCGTCGCCACCGATCCGCCGCAACCGCCCGAAGGTGCCGATGATCTCGCCCCAGCTGAAGCAGCGCGAGGTGCGCAAGCGGATCCTGCAGCTGTGCGTGCACAAGCTGGAGCGGATCAAGGACTCGGAGCGGAATCTGCGTCGCTCGGTGTGCATCAACAACACGTACTCGCGGCTGACCGACGATATTCGGCGCGAGAAGCAGCACAAGCTGCTGATGCTCTCCAATCTCGCCAA GTCAACTGACAGCAGCAGAAAAGAGTCGGAGGAAGACGATCCGTCTGCGGACGATTGTATCAATAACAACATTACCAatgccaacaacaacaacagcaacaacaccaacggtagcagcaacaaccaccaccatcacctgcatccgcaccaccaccaccatggcGAGCACGGCGAGTTCGTGCATAACAATGAAAACATGAACAACAACTGTCAGTTGCAGCATAACCATAATCTAGCCtcgcaccaacaccaccaccaccatctccaccaccacctcatCCACCAACGATTGCCTCATCCCCACTCCGCGCCCCATACGGACTGCAATGGAACGTCGAGCTCCTCagactcctcctcctcctcatcctcctgCTCGGAGCTGCTGACGtccacgacgatgacgaccaATGGCTCGACGGAGGCGAGCGACTGCAGCAAGCCCTCCGGTGCCACGGTGCCATCGTCCCGGAAGTCGTCCTCCGAGGTGGAGACGGACCTGGAAACGCTTGACCGGGAGCTGTGCGCGCTGGACGCCGCCATGCCGCTGGTCGATCCGGAAATCACGCAGGGCGCGGAACAGCTTGAACAGGCGATGGTGTCCCGCAAGCGCAAGTTTGCCtccatcgacgacgacgacagtgACCGGTTGGTGCGGGAGGCCCTCTCGCAGATCTACTTTCCCAGTGCGGGCCGTCTCCTTACCGGCATCGACGATTGTCCGCCGACCACGACGACGGACGGTGGCGCAGAGGGTGGCGCGGTCGAAGATCAGCAGTCGAAGGTGACGAGCGTGAGCGAAACCATCGGTGACCTGTCTCCCAAGCGACCAAAGATCGGTGATCTCCTCgaacaccatcaccaccaccaccaccatcaccactacCAACTGCATCCGTTCTCGCACCCGTTCCTGCATCCGTTCCATCCACTGCCGGATCTGAGCGGCTTCGACTACCAGGTGGCGCACCATCACCAGAAGGAGTTCGAGGTGATCATGGACGCGTTGCGGCTCGGGGTGAGCAATGGTGGTGCGATGGCAGCCGTGGTGGCGGCCAAATCGGCCGGGGCGGTCGCAgccgccgcagcagcagccgccgccgccaccggaaATGCCACCGGAACGGCGATGGGTTGCGGTGTCGGTGGAGCAGCAGCCGGAAACGGTCACGGGCAGCCGGTGGCCAGCTGCAATACGGCGGGAGGTGCCAACTCCATCGCTCCCACccctaccaccaccatcgatTCCTGCGGCCAGGCCGCCATGCTGATGGGCTCCGACGGCGGTGCGAGCGTGTTCCATAATCTCGTCGTTACGTCGCTGGAAACTTGA